A genomic window from Pecten maximus chromosome 2, xPecMax1.1, whole genome shotgun sequence includes:
- the LOC117318661 gene encoding LIM/homeobox protein Lhx3-like translates to MSTCTSPLERLSSTSVPNTGELTPVAVVPHPPEQIPMVGNTSWSGASAPTCCRCGNGIYDRLVVRVQDKLMHSACVRCTSCGVEVSDVCFSDGSDVYCQSDFYRRFGGVCSGCSGLVAPEESVRMAGNNVYHETCFVCALCHVRLQTGDKFYIREDDKLLCERDLQKITMQASDGGNVASRGDSHTTKRLALNLDPHQRTILEQAYQSNPRPARHIRQKLSMLTGIDTRLIHSWFRNKRSKTRSRRMRNIRKACGGVTNDSGLSDNETATSGSLSGSGDDAQNTANEVQYPMNYSSDLSTIQTSTMARSPLSRLNTWLKHIDSLAVDAVPPNIELKASDFTADGEIRLVTTNDGQDQYGGLQWYQRQVEHHDSDTWIPAI, encoded by the exons ATGAGTACCTGTACATCACCTTTGGAACGCCTTTCGTCCACATCGGTCCCCAACACCGGAGAGCTGACGCCCGTCGCTGTGGTCCCCCATCCTCCGGAGCAAATTCCCATGGTTGGCAACACTTCCTGGAGCGGAG CCAGCGCCCCAACCTGTTGTAGATGTGGAAATGGAATTTACGACAGATTAGTGGTTCGCGTGCAGGATAAACTGATGCACAGCGCATGTGTTCGATGTACGTCATGTGGCGTTGAAGTGTCAGACGTTTGTTTTTCTGACGGAAGTGACGTATACTGCCAATCTGACTTCTACAG GAGGTTTGGCGGGGTGTGTTCAGGGTGTTCGGGCCTGGTAGCCCCAGAGGAGTCCGTCCGAATGGCGGGAAACAACGTTTACCACGAGACATGTTTTGTGTGCGCTCTGTGCCACGTTAGATTACAGACCGGTGATAAATTCTACATCCGGGAAGATGACAAGCTCTTATGTGAACGGGATCTCCAAAAAATCACGATGCAAG cTTCAGATGGAGGAAACGTTGCTTCCAGAGGTGACAGTCACACTACTAAACGTTTGGCGTTAAACCTAGACCCACATCAAAGAACTATACTAGAACAAGCCTATCAGAGTAACCCACGACCCGCACGTCATATCCGCCAGAAACTGAGCATGCTCACGGGCATTGATACCAGATTGATACATTCTTGGTTCCGTAACAAACGAAGCAAAACAAGGAGTCGACGAATGAGGAATATAAGGAAAGCATGTGGTGGCGTAACTAATGATTCTGGACTAAGTGACAATGAAACAGCAACTTCCGGTTCTCTGTCGGGCTCTGGTGATGATGCACAGAATACAGCAAATG AAGTACAGTACCCGATGAATTACTCCAGTGACCTATCCACCATACAGACAAGCACCATGGCCAGATCTCCACTCAGTAGACTAAATACGTGGCTTAAACACATAGATTCCTTGGCGGTGGATGCGGTTCCCCCGAACATAGAGCTGAAGGCTTCAGACTTTACAGCCGACGGAGAAATCAGGCTTGTTACGACTAACGACGGTCAGGACCAATATGGCGGTCTGCAGTGGTACCAACGCCAGGTGGAGCACCACGATAGCGACACCTGGATTCCCGCGATATAA